In Acinetobacter sp. WCHAc010034, a genomic segment contains:
- a CDS encoding DUF4113 domain-containing protein codes for MNTLLEMEGKYGAGYIQAGYSSAQQAWKMKQKYRPPRYTACRNQLLKVG; via the coding sequence ATGAATACCCTGCTGGAAATGGAAGGCAAATATGGCGCTGGCTATATTCAGGCGGGATATTCCTCTGCGCAGCAGGCATGGAAAATGAAGCAGAAATACCGCCCTCCGCGCTATACAGCCTGCCGGAATCAGCTGCTGAAAGTGGGCTGA
- a CDS encoding zeta toxin: protein MFAGPNGSGKSTVKEYLLPHHIGAYLNADELEQQLNQTQRLDLQAYHPALKAQDLIEFLQQKKRPKAGGYVPLLTQAPTLLDEWKVQFDAGEIDSYLCARIIDYIRLAFLDLKVSFTFETVMSHISKVEFLQEAQRKGYRTYLYFVSTVDPMINVARVQYRVQAGGHGVPEQKIKERYYRSMDLLMPAVEAADRTYIFDNSADGQQASFIAEIDSAEILKINQSLKALPKWFADKVLKDFEA, encoded by the coding sequence ATGTTTGCAGGTCCGAATGGTTCAGGAAAAAGCACCGTTAAGGAATATTTATTGCCCCATCACATTGGGGCATATTTAAATGCGGACGAACTGGAACAGCAGCTGAATCAGACACAGCGCCTTGATTTGCAGGCTTATCATCCTGCATTGAAAGCGCAGGATTTAATTGAGTTTTTGCAGCAGAAAAAGCGCCCCAAAGCCGGCGGCTATGTTCCTTTGCTTACCCAAGCGCCCACCTTGCTGGATGAATGGAAAGTTCAGTTCGATGCCGGTGAAATTGACTCTTACCTCTGCGCCAGAATTATTGACTATATCCGCCTGGCATTTCTGGATTTAAAAGTCAGCTTTACCTTTGAAACGGTGATGTCGCATATCTCTAAAGTTGAGTTTCTGCAAGAAGCCCAGCGCAAAGGCTACCGCACCTATTTATATTTTGTTTCTACTGTTGACCCGATGATCAATGTCGCCCGCGTGCAGTACCGGGTACAGGCGGGCGGGCATGGCGTGCCTGAGCAGAAAATCAAAGAACGCTATTACCGGAGCATGGACCTGCTGATGCCGGCCGTAGAGGCGGCTGACCGCACCTATATTTTTGATAATTCTGCAGATGGCCAGCAGGCGTCTTTTATTGCGGAAATTGACTCTGCCGAAATTCTGAAAATCAACCAAAGCTTGAAAGCGTTGCCGAAATGGTTTGCCGATAAAGTCTTAAAGGACTTTGAAGCTTAG
- a CDS encoding YeeE/YedE family protein, with amino-acid sequence MHDFISAFLGGALLGLSAVGYLYVHGKIAGISGLVGQLFSVNQLLQRPAFWFLLGLFTVPFIYGIFVQPEITVKASPWMLIIAGLLVGFGTRLGSGCTSGHGICGISRLSKRSIAATALFMAAGMITVFVMRHLLGAAA; translated from the coding sequence GTGCATGATTTTATATCTGCCTTTCTCGGCGGCGCACTGTTGGGCTTATCCGCCGTGGGCTATCTTTATGTGCACGGAAAAATTGCCGGAATCAGCGGCTTAGTCGGACAGCTTTTCAGTGTCAATCAGCTGCTGCAGCGTCCCGCCTTTTGGTTTCTGTTGGGACTGTTCACTGTGCCGTTTATCTATGGCATTTTTGTACAGCCCGAAATTACCGTCAAGGCCAGCCCGTGGATGCTGATAATCGCCGGCCTGCTGGTAGGCTTTGGCACAAGGCTAGGTTCAGGCTGCACCAGCGGGCACGGCATCTGCGGCATCAGCCGGCTATCTAAGCGTTCAATTGCCGCAACGGCGCTGTTTATGGCTGCCGGCATGATCACGGTATTTGTAATGCGCCATCTATTGGGAGCAGCAGCATGA
- a CDS encoding DUF6691 family protein, translating into MKNLLAFAFGGLFSVGLMLSGMSNPEKVLNFLDIAGQWDPSLAFVMAGAICVAFIPFQRAVRRPVKTVYGEPIELPKNSRLDAKLAAGSCLFGIGWGIAGICPAPGFTLIGLGHYQAVYFLAAMFAGVWLHRLWAGGNS; encoded by the coding sequence ATGAAGAATTTACTCGCATTTGCCTTTGGCGGATTATTTTCTGTAGGCCTCATGCTTTCCGGCATGTCTAACCCGGAAAAAGTGCTGAACTTTCTGGATATTGCAGGGCAGTGGGACCCGAGCCTGGCTTTTGTTATGGCTGGCGCAATCTGCGTGGCATTTATTCCGTTTCAGCGCGCCGTGCGCCGCCCGGTTAAAACCGTGTATGGAGAGCCTATTGAATTGCCTAAAAACAGCCGTTTAGATGCTAAACTGGCGGCAGGGAGCTGCCTGTTCGGCATAGGCTGGGGCATTGCAGGCATCTGTCCGGCGCCGGGCTTTACCTTAATTGGCTTGGGCCATTATCAGGCGGTTTATTTTCTGGCGGCGATGTTCGCTGGCGTATGGCTGCACCGCTTATGGGCTGGAGGGAATTCATGA
- a CDS encoding MBL fold metallo-hydrolase: MSNQPWVQDFFDENTNTYSYVVADPQTRKCAVIDSVLDYDAASATTQTAHADQILAFIQQNSLSIEWILETHVHADHLTASQYIKEQAGGKTAISSKIAVVQKTFSDIYNLDVKRFNSQPVFDHLFEDHEAFQIGEMQAYNIPTPGHTPACLSYVIGDAVFVGDTLFMPDYGTARCDFPKGSASALFDSVQLLYRLPEQTRVYLCHDYLPEGRQQYQCQTTIQAQKQGNIHIHAGADKGEFVAMRSRRDASLAMPKLILPAIQINMDAGRMPEPEQNGIRYLKLPLNYFLK; encoded by the coding sequence ATGAGCAACCAACCTTGGGTACAGGATTTTTTTGATGAAAATACCAATACCTACAGCTATGTGGTGGCTGATCCGCAAACCCGGAAATGCGCCGTAATAGACAGCGTGCTGGATTATGACGCCGCCTCCGCCACCACGCAAACTGCGCATGCAGACCAGATTCTAGCCTTTATTCAGCAAAATAGCCTAAGCATAGAATGGATTTTAGAAACTCATGTGCATGCAGACCATCTGACAGCTTCCCAGTACATTAAAGAGCAGGCCGGCGGAAAAACCGCAATCAGCAGTAAAATTGCAGTTGTACAGAAAACTTTCAGCGACATTTACAACTTGGATGTAAAGCGCTTCAATTCACAGCCAGTCTTTGATCATTTGTTTGAAGATCATGAGGCTTTCCAAATAGGGGAGATGCAGGCTTACAATATCCCTACGCCTGGGCATACCCCCGCATGCCTCAGCTATGTGATTGGCGACGCCGTATTTGTTGGAGATACGCTGTTCATGCCGGATTACGGGACGGCGCGCTGCGACTTCCCGAAGGGCAGCGCCTCCGCGCTATTTGACTCTGTGCAGTTGCTGTACCGCTTGCCGGAGCAGACCCGGGTGTATTTATGCCATGACTATTTGCCCGAAGGCCGGCAGCAGTACCAGTGCCAAACCACGATTCAGGCGCAGAAGCAGGGCAATATTCATATTCATGCAGGCGCGGACAAAGGCGAATTTGTCGCCATGCGCAGCCGCCGTGACGCATCTTTAGCTATGCCGAAGCTGATTCTGCCGGCCATTCAGATCAATATGGATGCGGGCCGGATGCCGGAACCGGAACAAAACGGCATCCGCTATTTAAAGCTGCCGCTGAATTATTTCCTCAAATAA
- a CDS encoding alpha/beta fold hydrolase, protein MILNYEIQQNSNSAHAPIVFIHGLFGSLSNLGMLARAFMDTHTVVQLDVRNHGKSAHAPEMNYDLMAQDVIETMDHLGLQQASLVGHSMGGKIAMRTASLVPERIAHLAVLDIAPYAYQQNHHDQIFKALFAAAQANVQSRQQAVDIMKQYFSEEMVIQFLLKSFSKGQWLFNVPALYEHYSEILGWTAQPAWEKPALFLRGTASPYVSKPEHYEAIQQQFPQAEICEIEGAGHWLHAEQPAAVLQQLQLYLKS, encoded by the coding sequence ATGATCCTCAATTACGAAATACAGCAAAACAGCAATTCAGCGCATGCGCCCATCGTTTTTATTCACGGCCTGTTTGGCAGCCTAAGTAATTTGGGCATGCTGGCGCGCGCATTCATGGATACGCATACGGTTGTGCAGCTGGATGTGCGCAATCACGGAAAATCAGCGCATGCGCCAGAAATGAATTATGACCTGATGGCGCAGGATGTCATTGAAACAATGGATCATCTTGGACTGCAGCAGGCCAGTTTGGTTGGGCATTCTATGGGCGGAAAAATTGCCATGCGCACAGCCAGCCTTGTGCCTGAACGCATTGCTCATTTAGCCGTGCTGGATATTGCACCTTATGCTTATCAGCAAAATCATCACGATCAGATTTTTAAGGCGCTGTTTGCTGCAGCACAGGCCAATGTGCAGTCACGCCAGCAGGCGGTTGATATCATGAAGCAGTATTTCTCTGAAGAAATGGTGATTCAGTTTCTGCTGAAGTCTTTTTCCAAAGGGCAATGGCTGTTCAATGTTCCGGCGCTTTATGAGCACTATTCAGAAATTCTGGGCTGGACTGCGCAGCCGGCGTGGGAGAAACCCGCTCTATTCCTGCGGGGCACGGCGTCGCCTTATGTCAGCAAGCCTGAACATTATGAAGCCATTCAGCAGCAATTTCCGCAGGCTGAAATTTGCGAAATTGAAGGCGCAGGGCACTGGCTGCATGCGGAACAGCCGGCGGCCGTACTGCAGCAGCTGCAGCTTTATTTAAAATCTTGA
- a CDS encoding amidase: protein MNGHKLKRIHAFTNDALADYDAVKIAQLIQNKEISVQEVTQAAVDRAKKINPHINAIETDYFEQALNDPKFSINRQFSGVPFFFKDNTDYAGMPSHHGSKAVRPGNAANNPKLSRQLLDQGFVVLGKSTLPEFGLNASTEFKDGSATLNPWHTEYSCGASSGGSAALVAAGVIPIAHANDGGGSIRIPAACCGLIGLKPTRGRTFSSDASKSLPINIISEGVVTRSVRDTAHFFAGMERSFQNPKLPAIGLIEHPSGRKLRIGLVPQSITGQVDEETTATLYQTAQLLENLGHHVSEFRLPIAASFVNDFSQYWGFLAFMLQNLGKQAFGPSFNAQELDNLTLGLSGLYKKNFYKTPAFLFRLKKIQQDYMRMFDHFDVLLSPVLAHTTPKIGYLSPQLPFDELFERIQRYVTFTPIQNVAGAPAISIPMGETKIDGLPISMQISANIGDEKTLIELAYAIEKAQPWRRIQGSDK, encoded by the coding sequence ATGAATGGACATAAATTAAAGCGCATACATGCTTTTACAAATGATGCATTGGCAGATTATGATGCAGTCAAAATTGCGCAGCTCATTCAAAACAAAGAAATTTCTGTTCAGGAAGTCACTCAGGCCGCCGTAGACCGCGCTAAAAAAATCAATCCGCATATCAATGCCATAGAAACCGACTATTTTGAGCAAGCGCTGAATGATCCTAAATTCAGCATCAACCGCCAGTTTTCCGGGGTTCCATTTTTCTTTAAAGACAATACTGATTATGCCGGCATGCCTTCACATCATGGCTCAAAAGCCGTCCGCCCCGGCAATGCGGCAAATAATCCGAAATTAAGCCGGCAGTTGCTGGATCAAGGTTTTGTGGTTTTAGGCAAAAGCACACTGCCTGAATTCGGCTTAAACGCCAGCACAGAATTTAAGGACGGCTCCGCTACACTGAATCCATGGCATACAGAATACTCCTGCGGCGCGTCGTCCGGAGGTTCAGCAGCGCTGGTCGCCGCTGGCGTGATACCGATTGCGCATGCAAATGACGGCGGCGGTTCAATACGGATACCGGCGGCCTGCTGCGGCTTGATTGGCCTCAAACCGACACGCGGCCGCACATTCAGCAGCGATGCGTCAAAATCATTGCCCATCAATATTATTTCTGAAGGCGTTGTCACACGCAGCGTCCGGGATACAGCTCATTTCTTTGCCGGCATGGAAAGAAGCTTTCAGAATCCGAAATTGCCTGCAATCGGCCTTATTGAACATCCGTCCGGGCGCAAGCTGCGCATTGGCTTAGTCCCGCAATCGATTACCGGCCAGGTGGATGAAGAAACAACCGCAACGCTGTACCAGACAGCGCAGCTTTTAGAAAATCTAGGCCATCATGTCAGCGAGTTCAGGCTGCCGATTGCAGCCAGTTTTGTGAATGATTTCAGCCAGTATTGGGGATTTCTGGCCTTTATGCTGCAGAATCTGGGCAAACAGGCCTTTGGGCCAAGCTTTAACGCGCAGGAACTGGATAATTTAACTCTAGGCTTATCGGGCCTTTATAAGAAAAACTTTTATAAAACCCCTGCTTTCCTATTCCGACTGAAAAAAATTCAGCAGGACTATATGCGCATGTTCGATCATTTTGATGTGCTGCTTTCGCCAGTACTTGCGCATACCACACCAAAAATCGGCTATTTGTCGCCGCAGCTGCCTTTTGATGAGCTTTTTGAACGCATTCAGCGCTATGTCACGTTTACGCCGATTCAAAATGTCGCCGGCGCGCCGGCAATATCGATTCCAATGGGTGAAACAAAAATTGATGGACTGCCCATCAGCATGCAGATTTCCGCCAATATCGGCGATGAAAAGACACTCATTGAACTGGCTTATGCAATTGAAAAAGCGCAGCCGTGGCGCCGTATACAAGGTTCGGATAAATAG
- a CDS encoding DNA-binding protein, with amino-acid sequence MIKSIQQVKEEFNSSGISIAEWSRENNFPAQLVYQILNHTRIPQRGKSHLIAVKLGIKQ; translated from the coding sequence ATGATTAAAAGTATCCAGCAAGTAAAAGAAGAATTTAATAGTTCTGGTATATCAATTGCGGAATGGTCAAGGGAGAATAATTTCCCTGCTCAATTGGTCTACCAAATATTGAATCACACACGCATTCCACAAAGAGGAAAAAGCCATCTGATCGCAGTGAAGCTAGGTATAAAGCAATAG
- a CDS encoding TnsA endonuclease N-terminal domain-containing protein, with translation MKKYKDDPNSNLHEQIELAFKRGSDIAGVLHGIRKIHQGSVGKRTSLFPSKKNAGMIPIESNLELAYAIELERDLSVVSYRTQALKIQLSQYESNYPDFLVKYSDGRVEVHEVKPDKHNLTEKKAKKHHRIKKIINYHNIQYKVVDKNDVVLGFNQTALLYFYQRIGIQSWTDQLIDKAIKVIPTHGKLLFTEIQKIIENNSLPVDIAYYLIFYKYIPMPVYIPALVEAVRSRGLL, from the coding sequence ATGAAAAAATATAAAGATGATCCAAACTCAAATCTTCATGAGCAGATCGAACTCGCTTTTAAACGGGGCTCTGATATTGCAGGTGTCTTGCACGGCATCAGGAAAATTCATCAAGGTAGCGTTGGTAAGCGTACCTCGTTATTTCCTAGTAAGAAAAATGCTGGAATGATACCTATTGAAAGTAATTTGGAATTAGCATATGCAATTGAATTAGAGAGAGATCTTTCTGTTGTTTCCTATCGGACACAAGCATTAAAAATCCAATTAAGCCAATATGAATCAAATTATCCTGACTTTTTAGTTAAATACTCTGATGGCCGTGTTGAAGTCCATGAAGTAAAACCAGATAAACATAATTTGACAGAAAAAAAAGCTAAGAAACACCATCGAATTAAAAAAATAATAAATTACCATAACATACAATATAAGGTAGTCGATAAAAATGATGTTGTGTTGGGATTTAACCAAACTGCATTATTATATTTTTATCAACGCATAGGAATACAATCGTGGACAGATCAGCTGATAGATAAAGCAATAAAAGTCATTCCTACGCATGGTAAATTACTATTCACAGAAATACAAAAAATAATTGAAAACAATAGTTTGCCTGTTGATATAGCATATTACTTAATATTTTATAAATATATTCCTATGCCAGTTTACATCCCAGCTCTAGTAGAAGCAGTCAGATCTCGGGGGCTACTATGA
- a CDS encoding TniB family NTP-binding protein: MMNSDQNILDKINKIMQLVIVSSEFNTAYKGILLCAEKNKTYAQPFGCLLLAKGGLGKTTLCQTIVKKHPPTYRTEEGFKKSIVPVFYIEVPSPATVKSVASCMLNALHDPAPFSGSTAQMNHKLVALLKVCETRLIFMDEFHHLFDLQTSTKRMNTVVCNWIKTLVNETGICFCLVGLPEFESLLKIDSQLARRFSQTFKLNQLRVTKIDEPGTLHAFLHQISLNIEKYLHIKFEPSLTSQLLALQIYIATNGHHAYLMLLLENCLFQVMKKDKYIITIEEFIKAWDDGITSYVSKTKSNPFRLDMTSISSKIRNS; this comes from the coding sequence ATGATGAATAGTGATCAAAATATTTTAGATAAAATTAATAAAATCATGCAACTAGTTATAGTTTCATCTGAATTTAATACAGCGTATAAAGGGATTTTACTTTGTGCAGAAAAAAATAAAACATACGCTCAGCCATTTGGTTGCTTGTTATTAGCAAAAGGTGGATTAGGAAAAACAACGCTCTGCCAAACTATTGTGAAAAAGCATCCCCCTACTTATCGGACTGAGGAGGGATTTAAGAAGTCTATAGTCCCTGTGTTTTATATAGAAGTACCCTCACCAGCTACTGTGAAATCTGTTGCAAGTTGTATGCTAAATGCTTTGCATGATCCAGCTCCTTTTTCAGGGAGCACAGCGCAGATGAATCACAAACTTGTAGCACTGTTAAAAGTATGTGAAACAAGGCTGATATTTATGGATGAATTTCATCATTTGTTTGATCTTCAAACTTCGACTAAACGAATGAATACAGTGGTATGCAACTGGATAAAAACCTTGGTAAATGAAACTGGTATTTGCTTTTGCCTAGTAGGTCTACCTGAGTTTGAGTCGTTATTGAAGATTGACAGTCAGCTTGCACGAAGATTCTCACAAACCTTTAAGCTGAATCAGCTTAGAGTTACAAAAATAGATGAACCAGGGACATTACATGCTTTCCTTCATCAGATTTCATTAAATATAGAAAAATATTTACATATTAAATTTGAACCTTCTTTAACAAGTCAGCTATTAGCTTTACAGATTTATATAGCTACAAATGGTCATCATGCCTACCTAATGCTTCTTTTAGAAAATTGTCTTTTCCAAGTGATGAAAAAAGATAAATATATAATAACGATTGAAGAGTTTATTAAAGCATGGGATGACGGTATTACTTCCTATGTAAGTAAAACTAAATCAAATCCATTTCGTCTAGATATGACTAGTATTTCTTCGAAAATAAGAAACTCTTAG
- a CDS encoding IS1595-like element ISAcra1 family transposase produces the protein MIENSKLSHYKIKKIIQCFCVDIPASKTALLLNLNRNTINYWYMLFRETIYDHQTDLRAKFVGLIEVDESYFGAKRQRGFHGKLKRGRGTLKQPVFGIFERNGRVYTEIVPDCKMKTLQEVIIGKVSLESVIYSDGWRGYNGLVDVGYSKHFRVNHGANEFARGQCHINGIESFWSFCKRRLAKFNGISKEYFDYHLKETEWRWMREPNELATELWNLIR, from the coding sequence ATGATAGAAAACAGTAAATTAAGTCACTACAAGATTAAAAAAATTATTCAATGCTTTTGTGTTGATATTCCTGCTTCCAAAACAGCCTTATTACTCAATTTAAATCGTAATACGATTAATTATTGGTACATGCTTTTTAGAGAAACTATCTATGATCATCAAACAGATTTAAGAGCTAAGTTTGTTGGTTTAATAGAAGTAGATGAAAGCTATTTTGGAGCGAAAAGGCAACGTGGGTTTCATGGAAAGTTAAAGCGTGGTCGTGGGACTCTAAAACAGCCAGTATTTGGAATATTCGAACGTAATGGGCGCGTCTATACTGAAATCGTACCTGACTGTAAAATGAAGACTTTACAAGAGGTTATCATTGGTAAAGTTTCACTTGAGAGTGTGATTTATAGTGATGGATGGCGTGGCTATAATGGTCTTGTTGATGTGGGTTATTCAAAGCATTTTAGGGTAAATCACGGAGCAAATGAGTTTGCTAGAGGACAATGCCATATAAATGGAATAGAATCATTTTGGAGCTTTTGTAAAAGAAGGCTAGCAAAGTTTAACGGCATATCAAAAGAGTACTTTGATTATCATCTTAAAGAAACTGAATGGCGTTGGATGAGGGAACCTAATGAGTTAGCAACTGAGCTGTGGAACCTCATTAGGTAA
- a CDS encoding DUF6338 family protein — protein sequence MEIFESSKLVLFIIFAIPGFISIKTYSLLCPNHEKDSTKLIIDAITYSCLNYALLGPFIYMMIFSKKWDFICPFFTIIFYSFVMLVFPAFLAWGWLKLRNMEFFKKNAPHPTPRAWDYIFSQRKEYFVLVTLSDGKKLAGEYSEKSFTSSFPEDPQIYLEKAWEVSAEGGFERIREQSEGILILSKDIQSIEFFQHP from the coding sequence ATGGAAATCTTTGAATCTAGTAAGCTTGTTCTATTTATTATTTTTGCAATTCCAGGCTTTATTTCAATAAAAACCTATTCGTTACTGTGCCCAAATCATGAAAAAGATAGTACAAAGCTAATTATTGATGCCATTACATATAGTTGTTTGAACTATGCTTTATTAGGACCTTTTATTTATATGATGATTTTTAGTAAAAAATGGGATTTTATTTGTCCTTTTTTTACAATTATCTTTTATTCATTTGTCATGCTCGTTTTTCCAGCATTTTTAGCTTGGGGATGGTTAAAGTTAAGAAATATGGAGTTTTTTAAAAAGAATGCTCCTCATCCTACACCAAGGGCATGGGACTATATTTTTTCTCAGAGAAAAGAATATTTTGTTTTAGTTACATTATCTGATGGGAAAAAACTAGCAGGAGAATATTCAGAGAAATCATTTACATCGAGTTTCCCTGAAGATCCGCAAATCTACTTAGAAAAAGCATGGGAGGTTAGTGCTGAGGGTGGTTTTGAAAGAATACGTGAGCAATCTGAAGGAATTCTAATATTATCCAAAGACATTCAAAGTATTGAATTTTTTCAACATCCCTAA
- a CDS encoding Mov34/MPN/PAD-1 family protein, whose amino-acid sequence MVISDELIKLHSAILARQIRLGRLNNQAQIKVWSLDDSTGQVNSHIVEVSPQKKVLLDNGWTIVYDNFIHQKLFEIRAKELPKETGGVILGYIDQKLKSIYIVDVCEAPHDSIATPTTFIRGSEGLSDYIDLCREKTAHIVRYIGDWHSHPDHVSTSPSALDEVLLTDLQNKIDDPDDPVLMAIINSNKVSFYL is encoded by the coding sequence ATGGTTATTTCTGATGAGCTGATTAAATTACACAGCGCCATATTGGCACGACAAATTCGTTTAGGAAGACTCAATAACCAAGCCCAGATCAAAGTTTGGTCTTTAGATGATTCGACAGGACAAGTAAATTCTCACATTGTAGAAGTATCACCTCAAAAGAAAGTCCTCTTAGATAATGGCTGGACAATAGTTTATGATAATTTTATTCATCAAAAACTATTTGAAATTAGAGCAAAAGAACTGCCGAAAGAAACAGGTGGTGTGATTTTAGGATACATCGACCAGAAATTAAAAAGTATCTATATTGTGGATGTTTGTGAGGCACCTCACGATAGCATTGCAACACCAACCACTTTCATAAGAGGAAGTGAAGGCCTTTCAGATTACATTGACCTATGTAGAGAAAAAACAGCTCATATTGTTCGTTATATTGGTGATTGGCATTCTCATCCTGACCATGTATCGACAAGCCCCAGTGCGTTGGATGAAGTATTACTAACCGATTTACAAAATAAGATAGATGATCCAGATGATCCTGTTTTAATGGCTATCATAAATTCTAATAAAGTCAGTTTTTATCTTTAA
- a CDS encoding IS5 family transposase, with product MKKPIHKIYRTTNWPAYNRALMSRGNIAIWFDPATQWYAPSKGKQGRNQTYSDAAIQCCLMIKSLFRLSLRMVTGFVQSLIKLCGLNWTAPDYSTLCRRQKHIDIAINYQKSSGGLNLLVDSTGLKFLGEGEWKRKKHGPEYRRQWRKLHIGIDAETLQIRAIQLTTNNVSDSQVLGDLLDQIPQDEQIDSVYTDGAYDTKQCRQVIADRQAHAVIPPRKNAKPWKDTKISSLARNELLRTVKRLGRTLWKKWSGYHCRSLVETKMHCIKLLGDKLSARKFDSQVNEIHARVAVLNRFTELGRPLTQVTP from the coding sequence ATGAAGAAGCCTATACACAAAATCTATCGCACAACCAATTGGCCCGCATATAACCGAGCACTCATGAGTCGCGGAAATATTGCCATTTGGTTTGATCCTGCTACGCAATGGTATGCTCCATCAAAAGGCAAACAAGGGCGAAATCAAACCTACTCCGACGCAGCTATCCAATGCTGCTTAATGATTAAATCCTTATTCCGTCTATCTTTACGTATGGTCACTGGCTTTGTGCAAAGTCTGATTAAACTTTGTGGATTAAATTGGACCGCACCAGATTACAGTACGCTTTGCAGAAGACAAAAACATATTGATATTGCGATTAATTATCAAAAAAGCAGTGGTGGGCTTAACTTGCTGGTAGACTCTACCGGTCTAAAGTTTTTAGGTGAAGGTGAATGGAAAAGGAAGAAACATGGACCTGAATATCGTCGCCAATGGCGTAAACTTCATATTGGTATAGATGCTGAAACCCTTCAAATACGCGCCATTCAACTCACTACAAATAATGTGAGTGATTCACAAGTGCTTGGTGATTTACTCGATCAGATTCCACAAGATGAGCAGATTGACTCTGTTTATACCGATGGAGCTTATGACACCAAGCAATGCCGTCAGGTCATTGCAGATCGGCAAGCGCATGCGGTGATTCCACCTAGAAAAAATGCGAAACCATGGAAAGATACAAAGATCAGCTCGCTAGCGCGAAATGAATTACTTCGAACAGTTAAACGTTTAGGCAGGACATTATGGAAAAAATGGTCCGGCTATCATTGCCGAAGTTTGGTCGAAACTAAGATGCATTGCATCAAATTATTGGGGGATAAACTCAGTGCAAGAAAATTTGATAGCCAAGTCAATGAAATTCATGCACGTGTAGCAGTCCTCAACAGATTTACGGAATTAGGTCGACCACTTACCCAAGTTACGCCTTAA